In one window of Microtus pennsylvanicus isolate mMicPen1 chromosome 2, mMicPen1.hap1, whole genome shotgun sequence DNA:
- the Ttll12 gene encoding tubulin--tyrosine ligase-like protein 12, translated as MEDYPGQRRGSPGRAERLNERLLDEFVSLHGPALRASGVPERLWGSLLHKLEHEVFDAGDMFGIMQVEEVEEAEDEAAREAQRKQPNPGSELCYKVIVTSENGVQADDPNSIFLIDHAWTCRVEHARKQLQQIPGLLHRMANLMGIEFHGEVPSPEVVALVLEEMWKFNQTYQLAHGTAEEKVPVWYIMDEFGSRIQHADVPSFATAPFFYMPQQVAYTLLWPLRDLDTGEEVTRDFAYGEADPLIRKCMLLPWAPADMLDLSSSTPEPPAEYYQAVLEENKEKLPFAISPVTRPQGHVFRVHSDMQQVLRHLTHPRFTFTESEADADILYHFSHFKDYRTFSQERPQVLLNQFPCENLLTVKDCLASIARRAGGPEGPPWLPRTFNLRTELPQFVSYFQHRERRGEDNHWICKPWNLARSLDTHVTNNLHSIIRHRESTPKVVSKYIESPVLFLREDVGSVKFDIRYVVLLRSVRPLSLFVYDVFWLRFSNRPFSLSDLDDYEKHFTVMNYDPDVVLKQVHYDEFIPQFEKQYPEFPWSGVQAEILKAFTELFQVACAKPPPMGLCDYPSSRAVYAVDLMLKWDSDPDGKRVMQPQILEVNFNPDCERACRYHPTFFNDVFSTLFLDETDNCPVTRII; from the exons ATGGAGGATTACCCGGGTCAGCGGCGCGGCAGTCCGGGCCGCGCCGAGAGGCTGAATGAGCGGCTGCTGGACGAGTTCGTGTCGCTGCACGGTCCCGCGCTGCGCGCCTCTGGCGTCCCGGAGCGGCTATGGGGCAGCCTCCTGCACAAGCTGGAGCACGAG GTTTTCGATGCTGGGGACATGTTTGGGATAATGcaagtggaggaggtggaggaggctgAGGACGAGGCCgccagggaggctcagaggaagCAGCCCAATCCTGGGAGTGAGCTGTGCTACAAGGTCATCGTGACCAGTGAGAACGGCGTCCAGGCTGATGACCCCAACAG CATCTTCCTCATCGACCACGCCTGGACGTGCCGTGTGGAGCATGCGCGGAAACAGCTGCAGCAGATACCTGGACTCTTGCACCGCATGGCTAACCTGATGGGCATCGAGTTCCATGGTGAGGTGCCCAGCCCAGAAGTTGTGGCCCTGGTGCTGGAGGAGATGTGGAAGTTCAATCAGACCTATCAGCTGGCCCATGGG ACAGCTGAAGAAAAAGTCCCGGTGTGGTACATCATGGACGAGTTTGGCTCCAGGATCCAGCACGCAGATGTGCCGAGCTTTGCCACTGCTCCCTTCTTCTACATGCCCCAGCAGGTGGCCTACACACTGCTGTGGCCCCTCAGGGACCTAGACACGGGCG AGGAGGTGACCCGGGACTTTGCCTACGGAGAGGCAGACCCTCTGATCCGGAAATGCATGCTGCTGCCCTGGGCCCCTGCCGACATGCTGGACCTCAGCTCCTCTACGCCTGAGCCTCCCGCCGAGTACTATCAG GCCGTCTTGGAGGAAAACAAGGAGAAACTGCCATTCGCCATTAGCCCAGTGACGCGTCCCCAAGGCCACGTCTTCAG GGTCCACTCAGATATGCAGCAGGTGCTCCGCCACCTCACGCACCCACGTTTCACTTTTACTGAAAGCGAGGCTGACGCCGACATCCTCTACCACTTCTCACACTTCAAGGACTACAG GACGTTCAGCCAGGAGAGGCCACAGGTGCTACTCAACCAGTTCCCCTGCGAGAACCTGCTGACTGTAAAGGACTGCCTGGCCTCCATCGCTCGCCGGGCCGGGGGTCCTGAGGGTCCCCCCTGGCTGCCCCGAACCTTCAACCTGCGCACTGAGCTGCCCCAGTTTGTCAGCTATTTTCAGCACCGGGAGAGGCG GGGTGAAGACAACCATTGGATCTGCAAGCCCTGGAACCTGGCCCGCAGCCTGGACACTCACGTCACCAACAACCTCCACAGCATCATCCGGCACCGAGAGAGCACCCCCAAG GTTGTGTCCAAGTACATTGAAAGCCCCGTCCTGTTCCTTCGAGAAGATGTGGGGAGTGTCAAGTTTGACATCCGCTACGTGGTGCTGCTGCGCTCCGTGAGGCCGCTGAGCTTGTTCGTGTATGACGTGTTCTGGCTACGTTTCTCCAATAG GCCCTTCTCACTCAGTGACCTAGATGACTATGAGAAGCATTTCACCGTCATGAACTATGACCCGGATGTGGTGCTGAAACAG GTGCACTATGATGAGTTCATCCCCCAGTTCGAAAAGCAGTACCCAGAGTTTCCCTGGAGTGGTGTCCAG GCTGAGATCTTGAAGGCCTTCACAGAGCTGTTCCAAGTGGCATGTGCCAAGCCACCGCCCATGGGCCTCTGCGACTACCCCTCCTCTCGAGCTGTGTACGCTGTTGACCTCATGCTCAAGTGGGATAGCGATCCAGATG